A stretch of the Filimonas lacunae genome encodes the following:
- the folB gene encoding dihydroneopterin aldolase — MLTIHLQKLRFFATHGLYAEETIAGNAFEVDAIVHYQPARLPVTRIADTVDYTRIYQVIADRMKQPTALLETIVYNIANDIIQEFALVQEVHIILHKQHLPVVNFSGSVSVQYRINRKDQQTQP, encoded by the coding sequence ATGCTTACAATTCATTTACAAAAGCTTCGCTTTTTTGCCACACACGGCTTGTATGCCGAAGAAACCATTGCCGGAAATGCTTTTGAAGTAGACGCGATAGTGCATTACCAGCCGGCGCGCCTGCCCGTAACCCGCATAGCAGACACAGTTGACTACACACGTATATACCAGGTAATAGCCGACCGCATGAAGCAGCCTACCGCTTTACTGGAAACCATTGTATACAACATAGCCAACGACATTATACAGGAGTTTGCCCTGGTACAGGAGGTGCATATCATACTACACAAACAACACCTGCCGGTAGTCAACTTCTCCGGCAGCGTAAGCGTACAATACCGTATCAACAGAAAAGACCAACAAACACAACCATAA
- the trxB gene encoding thioredoxin-disulfide reductase, with protein MEKETVEKVHCLIVGSGPAGYTAAIYAARANMKPVLYQGIQPGGQLTITTEVENYPGYPEGIQGPEMMVNFEKQATRMGADIRYGLATKVDFTGPVHKVWIDDEKLIEADAVIIATGASAKWLGLESEQKLNGYGVSACAVCDGFFFRGKEVAIVGAGDTACEEAIYLSKLASNVHMIVRKGEEGMKASKVMQDRVKATANIKVYWHSETVEVTGENKVEGVTIKNTQTGDVQTVPVSAFFVAIGHQPNSGIFKGWLDMDEADYLQTIPGTSKTNIEGVFAAGDVQDKIYRQAVTAAGSGCMAALDAERYLSEKGLV; from the coding sequence ATGGAAAAAGAAACGGTAGAAAAGGTGCATTGCCTGATCGTTGGATCGGGACCTGCCGGTTATACTGCTGCTATTTATGCAGCACGGGCCAATATGAAGCCTGTGTTGTACCAGGGCATTCAGCCCGGCGGCCAGTTAACAATTACTACAGAGGTAGAGAACTACCCTGGTTATCCGGAAGGTATACAAGGACCAGAAATGATGGTCAATTTTGAAAAACAGGCCACCCGCATGGGAGCAGATATCCGCTACGGATTAGCCACCAAAGTGGATTTTACAGGTCCTGTTCACAAAGTATGGATTGACGACGAAAAACTGATTGAAGCAGACGCGGTGATCATTGCTACCGGCGCATCGGCCAAATGGCTGGGGCTGGAAAGCGAGCAAAAACTGAACGGCTATGGCGTTAGCGCCTGTGCGGTGTGCGACGGTTTCTTCTTCAGAGGTAAAGAAGTAGCTATTGTAGGTGCAGGAGATACTGCATGCGAAGAAGCTATATACCTGAGCAAGCTTGCTTCTAACGTACACATGATTGTGCGCAAAGGAGAAGAAGGCATGAAGGCCAGCAAAGTAATGCAGGACAGAGTAAAAGCTACTGCCAACATTAAAGTATACTGGCATTCTGAAACCGTAGAAGTTACCGGTGAAAACAAAGTAGAAGGCGTAACTATTAAGAACACACAAACAGGTGATGTGCAAACTGTTCCTGTAAGCGCGTTTTTCGTAGCTATTGGCCACCAGCCTAACAGCGGCATTTTTAAAGGATGGCTGGATATGGATGAGGCCGATTACCTCCAAACCATACCTGGTACCTCTAAAACCAACATTGAAGGCGTTTTTGCTGCCGGCGATGTACAGGATAAAATATACAGACAAGCTGTAACTGCTGCTGGCAGTGGTTGCATGGCTGCACTGGATGCAGAACGCTATTTAAGCGAAAAAGGACTGGTATAA
- a CDS encoding sigma-70 family RNA polymerase sigma factor: MRQLKIATQITNRDSQAVEKYLQEISKIPMITPEEETTLAQRIKMGDQRALDKLVQANLRFVVSVAKQYQHQGLSLSDLINEGNLGLIKAAQRFDETKGFKFISYAVWWIRQSILQALAEQGRLVRLPQNKIGTYNKANKAYMAFEQEHEREPSTEELAEILEMSETEINNIFQSNTRHTSLDAPVHEAEDVAMGDLLEGSDDTDDDVMKDSLREEIRRVLKSLSPREAEIVNAYFGLDGENGVTIEQIGQKYDLTKERIRQIKERAIKRLQKARYSNALKAYLG; the protein is encoded by the coding sequence TAGAAAAGTATCTGCAGGAAATCTCTAAGATTCCGATGATCACTCCCGAAGAGGAAACCACACTGGCGCAACGAATCAAGATGGGCGATCAAAGAGCTTTAGACAAGCTGGTGCAGGCGAACCTACGATTCGTGGTATCTGTTGCAAAACAATATCAACACCAGGGTTTATCGTTAAGCGATCTTATTAACGAGGGCAACCTCGGTCTTATCAAAGCAGCTCAACGCTTTGACGAAACAAAGGGTTTCAAATTCATTTCATACGCCGTATGGTGGATTCGCCAGTCCATTTTACAAGCGTTGGCAGAGCAGGGTAGATTAGTCCGCCTGCCTCAAAACAAAATTGGCACCTACAACAAAGCAAATAAGGCTTACATGGCCTTTGAGCAAGAACATGAAAGGGAACCTTCTACCGAAGAACTGGCAGAAATCCTGGAAATGAGCGAAACAGAGATCAACAATATTTTCCAAAGCAACACCCGTCACACATCGTTAGACGCTCCGGTACACGAAGCAGAAGATGTGGCCATGGGCGACTTGCTGGAAGGTAGCGATGACACAGACGACGACGTGATGAAAGACTCTTTAAGAGAAGAAATCCGCCGCGTTTTAAAATCATTAAGTCCCCGCGAAGCTGAAATAGTAAACGCTTATTTTGGTCTGGATGGTGAAAATGGTGTAACTATCGAGCAAATTGGTCAGAAATACGATCTTACCAAAGAACGTATCCGCCAGATTAAAGAAAGAGCCATTAAGCGCCTGCAGAAAGCACGCTATAGCAATGCGTTAAAAGCGTACTTAGGATAA
- a CDS encoding tetratricopeptide repeat protein, which yields MIKKNLAIALFSLVTFQAALAQDATVTLKEAENLEKQLKEDAALEKFKSVAIADSTNITALLKTAELSCATGGRIKDIKARKPSYDQALTFATRAYNQQPENAQVNYIMSLVSSKMPEVEEENKKLVQYIKQTKEYADKALAINPNHGKANYMVGKWNLEMLNMNWFKKAAAKTLYGGSGMQKPSLDTAITYMEKCRTLEPYFVQNYLDLAKAYKQDNKPAKSIEVLNKLVKLPSRTQDDIALKAEGKALLDATL from the coding sequence ATGATAAAGAAAAACCTGGCCATAGCCCTGTTTAGCCTGGTAACCTTTCAGGCAGCCCTTGCACAGGATGCCACTGTTACCCTGAAAGAAGCAGAGAACCTGGAAAAACAACTGAAAGAAGATGCAGCACTGGAAAAGTTCAAGTCGGTAGCCATAGCAGATTCAACCAACATCACTGCCCTGCTGAAAACCGCCGAACTGAGTTGTGCAACAGGAGGAAGGATCAAAGATATAAAAGCCCGCAAGCCCTCTTACGACCAGGCCCTTACCTTTGCCACCCGCGCTTATAACCAACAGCCCGAAAATGCACAGGTAAACTACATTATGAGCCTGGTATCTTCTAAAATGCCGGAAGTAGAAGAAGAAAACAAAAAACTGGTTCAATACATTAAACAAACCAAAGAGTACGCTGACAAGGCCCTTGCCATTAATCCCAACCACGGCAAAGCCAACTATATGGTGGGCAAATGGAACCTGGAAATGCTGAATATGAACTGGTTTAAAAAAGCAGCAGCCAAAACCCTGTACGGTGGCAGCGGCATGCAAAAACCATCACTGGATACCGCTATAACCTACATGGAAAAATGTCGCACACTGGAACCTTATTTTGTGCAAAACTACCTGGACCTGGCTAAAGCCTATAAACAGGATAACAAACCCGCTAAGTCTATTGAAGTATTAAATAAGCTGGTAAAACTGCCTTCCCGTACTCAGGACGATATAGCCCTGAAAGCAGAAGGCAAGGCATTACTGGATGCAACATTATAA